In the Leptotrichia sp. oral taxon 223 genome, GAAGAGAAAAACAAATAAATTCAAAAACTTCGCCTCATTAAAACGAACTTCCCAAGTACGAGGAGAAATCGACTTGCGTGGAATGAACGCCGATGAAGCAATCGCTGAACTTGAAACATACATGGACAGAGCAATGCTCACAGGCTACCACGAAATCTACATAATTCACGGAAAAGGAACAATGGTTCTAAGAAAAAAAATCCACGAATACTTAAGAACTTCAAAATATGTAACAGAATTTAAGGATGCCAATCAGAATGAAGGTGGAATTGGGTGTACGGTGGCTACTTTGAAGTAGGACATTTGATTTAAAGGAGAATGAAAATTTATGAAAATAAAAAATCTTCATATAAAAGAATTTAAAGGATTGAGAGATATATCTATAAATTTTGAAAAAAATGATGAACTGTTAGATTTATTAGTTTTAGCAGGTTCAAATGGAAGTGGAAAAACTAGAGTTTTGGAAAGTATTTTAAAATATTTTCAAGATTATCTTGATTATAAACAGAATAATATTGAAGTAGGAATATTTTATGAAGAAAAAGAAAAAAATTGTATAAGTAATGTTCAAAATTTTTTTTACGGATTAAAAAATTTTAGTTATCATGAAGTTAATAATCCATTATATGAAATACATATTGAAATAAAAAATAAATTAGATATTTTACCTAAAATAATTTATGTTCCAACAGAAATAAATTTTCAAAAAATGAATGTAGCTTCGACTACTTTAGTTCAAGAATATAAATTTATTAATATTGTGAATACAAATTTAATAAAAGATATTCCGTCTTACATAGCTACAAAAATGATTTCAGCAATGCTCAAAAATAAAAATGAAAAAGTTGGAGACGTACAAAAAAAAGTTTTTAATGAAATAAATGAAATATTTGAAAATTTAAGTATAGATGTAAAAGTTGAAGATATTTCACAAGATGGTAGAAATATTACACTTTTCACAAATTCTTCAGGAGATGAATTTGATATAAACGAATTATCGTCTGGTGAAAAACAGTTATTTTTACGGACTTTGGCTATAAAAATGTTAAATCCTGAAAATTCAATTATTTTGATCGATGAGCCAGAACTTTCATTGCATCCGAGATGGCAGCAAAGAATTGTCGATGTTTATAGAAAAATTGGAAAAAACAATCAGATAATTATTGCAACACATTCGCCACATATTTTAGGAAGTGTGAAAAAAGAAAATATTATGTTGCTGGATAAGGATGATGAAGGGAAAATTGTGGTTAAAACTGGGGATGAATTGTATGATTCTTATGGACAGCCGACAGAGAGAATATTAGAAGATATAATGGGGCTTAAAACAACTAGAAATCAGGAAATATTTGATAAATTGGAAAAAATTAGAGAAATGGTTAATGAGGATAAGTATGAAACTGATGATTTTAAAAAAGAATATGGTGATTTAAAGGAAATATTGGGGACAATGGACGAGGACATTATGCTTATAGATATGGAAATTCAAATCAGAAGGAAAGGGTTGAAGAATGTTAAAAATAAATAAAACTTCAGAGCCAAACTTTTTGAAAGAATTTAAGAAAAAAGAAAAACCAAAAAATTGGAAAGATTTTGATTTTGAAATAAAAAAAGAATTAAAAAATTATATGTTGGAAAATGAACAGAAAATCGGAAATAATAGTTATTGTCCTTATTGTGAAAGAAAAATAATTGCAAGTAAAAATAGTCAGATAGAACATATTAAACCTAAAGATAGATTTCCAGAATTATTTTTGGATTATAAAAATTTTATTACAGGATGTCTTAATATTGAGAGCTGTGGCTCAAAGAAAAGCAACAAATGGAGCGATTTGTTTATAAATCCAGTAATTGACAATCCAGAGAAATATTTTTCATATAACAGAATGACGGGAGAAATAATTCCAAGAAAAGATATTTCAGAAAAAGAATTGGAAAAAGTTGAGTACACGATTAAAATATTGAATTTGAATGGTGATAAAAGATTGTTAAAGGGAAGAAAAAGTGTAATAAAAATGATTGAGAATTATCAAAAAACTTACGATGATGAAATATTGAGAGAAATATCTGAAGATTTAGATTTTCCAACATTGAGAAATTTTTTAATTGAGAGTTTTAAATAATGTAAAAATCGAGGTTTAATTATGGGAAAAGTAACTATAATATTTTTATTATTTGGAACATTGCTTTTTTCAGCAAATTATCCAAAAGAAAAAATAATACGAATTATCGAAAAAAATGAAAAATATGAATGTATTCCTGATAAAAAAGTAAGGAAAATTGGATGGGAATTAAATGGACAGTCTTTTATTGGGCATTTGGATGAAAATGGGGAACGATATGGGGAGTTTAGGGAAATAGATGACGATACTCTTAGAGAATGCTATTTAGAAGATGAATATATTAATTATTATAAAAATCGATATTTTTATAAGGAAAATAAAAAAATATCGTTAATTGTCAGTTATGGTGAGAAAAAAGATAATATTCAATTAATATTAAAAAATGTAAAAGGTATAAGAAGAGCATATTTTTTTGAGCGAAAAGGTAAGAAATATAAAAGGAAAAATTTGATAATGACATTTGATCCAGCTATTATTTTTTATCCTAGTGGTTTAATAAAAGAAAAATTGGAATAACTAAAATTAAATGAACCAAAATAAATTAAAAGTTTTCAAAAGTAGGGAGAATAAAAAATGAAACTTTACAACACAATGACGAATAAAGTCGAAGAATTTAAGACAATAGAAGAAAATAAGGTAAAAATGTATGTTTGTGGGCCTACGGTTTATAACTACATACATTTGGGAAATGCACGTCCGATTGTGGTTTTTGATACGTTGGCACGATATTTTAAATATAAAGGGATGGAAGTTAATTACGTACAGAATTTTACGGATGTGGATGATAAGATTATAAATAAATCAATTGAAGAAGGAATTTCTGCAAGTGAAGTTTCAGAAAAATATATAAAGTGTTTTTTTGAAGATATTAACAGGCTAAATATTCTTGAGAGTGTGAAAAGACCTAAGGTTACTGAGAATATGGCAGAAATTATTGAGATTATTCAAAAATTAATTGATAATGGGTTTGCTTATGAGAAAGACGGGGATGTTTATTTTGAGGTGAAAAAATATAAGGATTATGGGAAATTGTCAAATCAGAAAATTGAGGAGCTGGAACTTGGGGCTAGGATTGATGTGTCAGAAATTAAGAAAAATCCAGTAGACTTTGCACTTTGGAAGAAAAAGAAGGATGGAGAGCCGTTTTGGGAATCGCCTTGGGGACAGGGGCGTCCTGGATGGCATATAGAATGTAGTGCCATGGCAAAAAAATATCTTGGGGATACATTTGATATTCACGGCGGTGGACAGGATTTAGTTTTTCCGCATCACGAAAATGAGATTGCCCAAAGCAAGTGTGCTTATCACGGAAACTTTGCAAATTACTGGCTTCACAACGGATTTATTCAGATAAATGGTGACAAGATGTCAAAATCGCTAGGAAATTTCTTTTTGCTTCGTGAAATACTTGAAAAATTCTCTGGGAATGTAGTAAGGCTTTTTATTCTAAGTACGCATTACAGAAAGCCAATTAACTTTTCATTTGAGAATATGGAGGATACGAAAAAAGCGTTGCAAAATATTATAAAATCAATGAATAAATTTGAGAATATTGTTGAAAAATATAAAAATGAAAAAATAGAAAATGTTAAAATTTCAGAATTTTCTCAAAGAATTGATGAATTTAATAAAAAATTTGAAGAGGCAATGGATGAGGATATGAACACACCGCAAGCACTAGCGACTATTTTTGATCAGATTAGGGAAACAAATAAATTTATTTCCACAAATGAAAATGAGTTTTCCACAATTTATTATGAAATAAAAAAATCTTACGATTCTTTGAAGAAGAAAATAGAAAATGTATTTGGAATAGCACTTGAAGCGGAAAATGCTGTGAAGGAGGAAGATGGAGAGAATATGGAATTGACAAAAAAATTAATTGAATTGTTGATAAAATTACGAAGTGAGGCAAGAAGCGAGAAAAATTTCAAGTTATCTGATGAAATTCGGGATGAATTGAAGGCACTTGGGGTAGAAATTAAGGATAATAAGGATGGAAGTACAGATTATAATTTATTGTAATTTTTGATTTAAAAAGAGGGAAAAAATGAAAAATATTTTAGTAGGAGTTACAGGGGGAATTGCGGCATATAAATCAGCTGGGATTGTATCGCTTTTGAAAAAGAAAGGATATAATGTGAAAGTTGTGATGACTGAAAATGCTACAAAAATCATTGGACCTTTGACTCTTGAAACTTTATCAAGAAATAGGATTTATGTGGATATGTGGGATAGTAATCCGCATTATGAGGTGGAGCATATTTCACTTGCGAATTGGGCGGATGTGGTTTTGATTGCACCTGCGACTTATAATATAATTGGGAAAGTGGCAAATGGGATTGCAGATGATATGCTTACGACGATCCTTTCTGCTGTTTCGGTAAGAAAGCCAGTATTTTTTGCTTTGGCAATGAATGTGAATATGTATGAAAATCCGATTTTAAAAGAAAATATTAATAAGCTGAAATCTTTTGGATATAGGTTTATTGATGCAGAAGAAGGCTTGCTTGCCTGCAATTATAGTGCGAAGGGGAGAATGAGCGAGCCAGAAGATATTGTCGATGAAATAGAAAGATACAGTATTTTTTCAAAAATAGAAAATTTTGATACTGCATTAAAAGGCAAACAAATTCTTATAACAAGCGGACGAACAAAGGAAAATATTGATCCTGTCAGATATTTGTCAAATAATTCAAGTGGGAAAATGGGGTATTCACTTGCTCAGGCAGCTGCTGATTTAGGAGCAGAAGTAACATTAATTAGCGGGCCTACGGATTTGAAAGTTCCAAATGGGCTTGAAAACTTTATTTCTGTAGAATCAGCACTTGAAATGTATGAAAAAGTGAAAGAATATTTTGAAGATACTGATATTTTTATAGCTTGTGCCGCAGTTGCTGATTATAGAGCGAAGGGATACAAAAACGAAAAAATAAAGAAATCTGATTCAGATTTGGTTATAGAATTAGTTAGAAACCCTGATATTTTGCTAGAGATGAGCAGGAAGAAGGAAAAACAGCTATTAGTTGGATTTGCGGCAGAAACTAACGATATAAGGGAAAATGCCTTGAAAAAGCTGGAAAAGAAAAATTTGGATATTATAGTGGCAAATAATGCGTCTGTAATGGGCAGCGATGAAAATGTGATTGAGATTATTAAAAAAGATAGGACTTCGGTGGAAATTAGTCAGAAAAGTAAGGTGGAGCTGGCTTATGATATTTTGAGAGAAGTTATTTTTGAGTTGAAAAAGAGATAAAGTTTTTTGAAATTATGAATGTGTTGATTTTTATAAGTTCATTGATTTTGTAAAAGGGAGAATAAATTATGAAATCTGAAAAACAAAAGATAAAAAAAGTATACATGCTGTATCATAGAGATGAAAAGGATGACGATAAATTAATAGGATTTTTTTCAACAAAGGAAAAGGCATTGGAAATTGTTGATAAATGGAAAGAAATGAAAGGTTTTAGGGATTTTCCTGAAGGATTTAAAATTAGAACCATGATAATTGGGAAAGATTACTACACAAAAGGGTTTAAATCTAAAAGCCTTAAATAATTAGGAGAAACTATGGAAATATGGATTTTATCACATGGATATGATTATGGAGATGTCTATGATAAATATAAGTGGAATGACGAAGCAAGGTTTTTAGGTGCCTATTATACAAAGGAAGAAGGATTGAAAGCACTGGAAAAATATAAAAAAATCAAAGGATTTTGTTCACATTTGGATGGGTTCTGGCTAGAAAAGCATCATTTGGATAAATATACTGGATGGGAAGGTGGTTATGTTACTTATTATAAAGAAGATGAGGTAAAAATTGATAATTCAAAAAATCAAAAATTATATGTACTTTCTCATTTTTATTATACTGATAAAGATAAAATAAAAGAAAAACATCGAATTTTATCAGTATGTTTGTCAAAATTAGAAGCTAGGAAGAAAATAAAGGAATATCAGAAAATAGAAGGATTTTCTTCACATATTTCTAATTTTTACATTGAAGAATATATTTTGGATGAAGAAAAAAATAAATAAAAGAAGGAGAGGCTATACAAATTTAGCAAATTGATTATTATGGAAAATGAAAATAAAAACGTAGATGAGATTTTGGATGAAAAAAAAGAAGAAAAAGCAGGAAAGGAAAATCCAAAATCTGGCAAGAAAACAGGGGTAATTTTGGGGATAACGGCTTTATTAATTTTAGGAATTATAATTTTTGGAATGATATTTAACAGGAAAAATGTTAATTCTGGAAATAATGTCGTGAATGAAGAAGAGGATGATAAGATTTTCAGGATTGATCCGATAAAGAATCCGCAAGTTACCTATTATAATTTTCGTGGGGAAGTTTATCCTGACTGGGCTAAATTTGGGCTGACTCGAAGCAATGGAGCGAGAGGTCATCAAGGAATTGATATTTTTGCGTTGCCAGGAACGGATGTTTATGCTGTGCTGGATGGGAAAATTGTGGATATGTATGTGGATAAAACAGGGTATGGATTAAATTTTTACTTGGAAGTTAATCCAAAGGAACTTGAAAAAATAAAAAGAAAAAATTACAAGCCTAAAGAAAGTGCAAGAGAATGGGCATACAGCCCAAATTATGATCCGAATACAATGCAAATAAAATACATCAGATATTGCCATTTAAGTGAAGTGAATGTAAAAATCGGAGATACAGTAAAGGCTGGACAAGTAATAGCTAAATCAGGTACAACTGGAAATGCAAGTGGAACACATGCTCCTCATCTACATTTTGAGATAGCTTTTGAAATGAGAGGAAAAGGACTTATAAACAGAGTTGATCCAGAAATGTACTTTAAAATAAAAAATGGGGATAAAATGACGAAACAAGAGATAAAAGCTCAAACTGAAGCGGCTAAAACAGAGTGGTTTGAAACAAAGGGCTATGATGCCGGCTTTAGAGATAAGAGCATATTTGTAGAAAAAAAGGAGAATCCAGATGGAAGTAAGATGGGAAAAAATATGAATAAAGTTGGCAATTTAAAAAGTAAGAAAATTAGAAAAAAATAATTTTTTTAATTAGCAATGATGACACTTAGGAGGAAATTTTTATGGAATTATTTAATAAATTATTTAAGAAAGAAAATGAAAAAGAGAATGATGCTGAAACAGTTTCTGAAGAAATAAATATAGATGGCTGGGATGCTATTACAGAAACTTTTAATAAACTTTATCCAGACCAGAAAAATCCATTGCATTATGCGGCAATGATAAAATGGAGATTTGGTGGAAATGATCCTTTGGATGGTATTAGTATTTATGATGGAGGAGATTATTGGCACTTTGTTACTTATGGATTGTCTGAACTGCATGAAAAAGTAAGTGAAAATGCAGAATATAGCGGTTATGGAATGGAATTTACATTAAAATTAAAAAAAGATAATTATGCTGATGAGGAAGCTGAATTAAAGGGAATTTGTGGAATTTTGCAAACAATTGCAAGAGCGACATTTTCTAGTGGAGAAATATTTAGACCGTATGAATATTTATACACAGGGCAAACGGAAGGAATGGATGTAAATAAAAAATCAAATATTACAGGATTTATTACTATTCCTGATGAAAAAGCTGGAATAATTGATACAGTTAACGGAAAAGTGGAATTTATACAATTTATCGGAGTAACTGATAATGAACTGAAAGCAATTCAAAATAAAGAGACAACTGTTAAAGAATTATATGAAAAATTAAACAGCGATGTAACAAACTATAGTAGAAAATCAGTATTTTAAATAAAAAAGAGAGTATAAAGGACAAATTCCTAAATATTCTCTTTTCTTCATTCACAAGTTTTATTTTTTCTTTCAAATTTTTAGATAAATCAAGTTTCTTTATTTTATTTTTATATTTTGCATAATTATGCGTTGGTAACAAGCGTTATTAATTCTTCAATAGTTTTTGCACCAACTGATTTTTGCTCTCCATTTATAAATACAACTGGTACTGCCTGAATATCTTTTTCTTTTGCTTCTTCAAAAAATACTGCACTGTCTACCATTGTTGCTGTGATGTTTTTATTATTTGTTGAAATTAGATTTAAGGCTTGAACTACGTCTGGACAATGTGTGCAAGATAACGAAACAAACGTTTCGATATTTACAGGCTTATTAACTGATTCAACTTTTGAAAGCTGTTCCCCTTCCAGTTTTTTTCCAAGTCCCGCAAGTCCTAAAACTGCTAGAATAAAGCTGTTAAATTCATGTCCTCCAGGAATACCTGAAAAATTAATTCCAGTATTTTCTCCATCTTTTAAAATTGTAAAAGATGTTGGACGAGTAAGATTTGCTTTTTCCAAATCAGCCTTATCATTGTCAAATGATTTTTTTACATAGTTCACTTTTCCAGAAATTGCATCAACTTCTTGTAAAAAGCTATCTAATTCAGCTGATTTTTCGCTATTATTCAAAAATGCAACTAATTCAATGTTTCCATTAATTTTATCAAAATAACCTTTTAACTGTTCTACAATATTGTTATCTAATAAAGCCATTTTCCCTCCTTCTGATTTATTAAGTTTAAAATTATTAGATTTTACCTACTAAATCTAATCCTGGTTTTAAAGTAGCTTCTCCTTCTTTCCATTTTGCCGGACAAACTAATCCTGGATTGTCAGCTACGAATTTTGCAGCTTTTGCTCTTCTTACTAATTCTGATGCATCTCTTCCGATTCCTTCGTCATTTACTTCGTAAGCAACAATTTTTCCTTCAGGATTTACAACGAAAGTCCCTCTGTAAGCTAGCCCGCTTTCTTCATTCAATACTTCAAATTCTCTTGAAATAGCTTTTGTTGGATCTCCAATCATTGTGTATTTAACTTTTCCGATTGCTTCTGAGTGATCGTGCCACGCTTTGTGGGTAAAATGAGTATCTGTACTTACTGAATAAACGTTAAATCCTAATTTTTCCAATTCTTCCCTGTGATCTTCCAGATCTTCCAATTCAGTTGGGCACACAAATGTAAAATCAGCTGGATAAAATACGAAAATATTCCATTTCCCTAACATATCCTTTTCAAAGTTCACTTCTCTGAATTCTTTGTTTTGATAAGCCTGAGCTGTAAAATTTTCAATTTTTTTTCCTATTAAAGACATAATTTCCTCCTAATTTAATAATATTATTATTTTTAATTTGAAATGATTACAAATATTTCTTGGTTACATTATACCATAAAAAATTATTTTGTCAAATAAAATTTATATTTATATTTCAAAGAAATTGTGATAAAATTTTATTATGTATTTAAGGCTATTAAAATTCGAGGCACATTGGAAAATATATAATTTTAATTTAAAAAAGATTTTATGATAATAGAAAAAAGGGAGAATAAATATGTATAAAGTATTAATTGCTGACGATAATAAGCAAATTGCGTCAATACTGGCGGAATATTGCAAGAAAAATAAATTTATTGTGAATACTGTTTTTAATGGGGAAGATGCTTTGAAGGAAATTAAGGAAAATGAGTTTGATATAGTGCTGCTGGATGTAATGATGCCAAAAAAGGACGGTTTTGATGTATGCAGGGAAGTGCGTACTTTTTCAAATGTTCCGATTATAATGATTACGGCACGGGGAGAGGACTATGAGAAAATAATGGGGCTGGAAATAGGGGCAGATGACTACATTGTGAAGCCGTTTTCACCAGGAGAGATTATAGCTAGAATAAATGCAATTTTACGTAGAATAACACCTAAAAATGATGAAAGTGCAAAAACTTTCACATTTGACAATCTTGAGATCGATTTAAATAATTTTACGGTAAAGATAAATGATGAAATAATTTCGTTAACTAAGAAAGAAATAGAGATTTTATGGACTCTTGCAACAAATCAGAACAAAGTTTTTACAAGAGAAAATTTGCTGGATTTAATTTGGGGATTTGACTATTTTGGAGAAAGCCGTACTGTTGATACACATATAAAAAGGCTTCGTGCAAAACTGGACAATTATAAGCACGAGAACTGGAATATTAAGACAATTTGGGGAGTTGGCTACAAATTTGATATTTTGGAAAAATAAAAAAAGGGAGTGAATTTTTTAGATGAGTAAAAAAATTAGAAAAATTCTGTTTAATGGAGAGGAGTATCCGCCAGAAACATTTCGGTTGGGAATGATGCTGTGCATGGTTGGAGGATTTATGGACGCATACACATTTATTACCCGTGGAAAAGTCCTTGCTAATGCACAGACTGGGAACATTGTTTATTTAGCGATAAATTTAGGAAAAGGGGAGCTTGGAAAATCCTTCTATTATTTTATGCCAATTTTATTTTTTGCGTTGGGAATACTGTTTACTGAACTTATCAAAACAAGATTTGAAAAGCATAAAATTTTTAGATGGCAGCAAATTGTAATAATTTATCAAATCATAATAATGTTTTTTATTTCTTTTGTTCCAAGCGGAAACTGGAACATCGTTGTAAATATAATTATGTCCTTTATTGCTGCAATTCAATATCAGTGCTTTAGAAAAATTAGAGGATTAGCAGGAGCGACAACAATGTGTACAGGAAATTTGCGAAGCGGAATGGATAATTTAGTTAAATATATCAAAACTGAGGACAAATCACATTTAGAAAGTTTCTGGATATATTTAGGATTAGACGGCTTCTTCCTTATCGGATCATTACTTTGCGTAATTTTAGTAAATATATTTGGAATAACCTCTCTGCTAGTTTGCTGTATTTTATTAGTTTTTGTATTTGCGATAATGTTTAAGGAAACTATTTAGAAAATTTATTAAAAGGAAATATATGGATAAAAATAAATTAAAAGAAGAGTGGCTGAAAGAAGAAAAAATGGCACATATACACGGCTGGGATTTTTCTCATATTTATGGACGTTATTCAGAAGAGGAAAATTTACCTTGGGATTTTAGAACAATCATAAATAAGTATTTGAAAGATAATATGAAATTGCTGGATATGGAAACAGGCGGTGGAGAGTTTTTGCTTTCATTAAATCATCCAAAACATAACACATCAGCAATTGAAGGTTATCAGCCAAATGTTGAACTGTGTAAAAAAGTATTGCTTCCATTGGGAATAGATTTTAAAGAAGCGGATGGAGATGAAAAACTCCCTTTTGAAAATGAATATTTTGACATAATTACCAATCGGCATGGGGCTTATAATGTTACAGAATTAAAAAGAGTCTTGAAAAAAGATGGAATTTTTATTACACAGCAGGTAGGGGCAGAAAATGATAGGGAACTTGTTGAAATATTACTACCTAAATATAAAGATTTACCGTACGCTGAGCATTATCTCAATATTAAACAGCAGGAAATTTCTGAACAAGGATTTGAAATATTAGAAAGTGGGGAAACATTTCAACCAATAAAGTTTTTTGATACAGGAGCTCTTGTATGGTTTGCGAAAATTATCGAATGGGAATTTCCAAATTTTTCAGTCGAAAGTCATCTTGACAATTTGTATAAAGTACAGGAAATAATTGAGTCAAATGGAGCAGTGGAAGGAAGGATTCATAGATTTTATATTGTGGGTAAGAAGATTTGATTTGTTGTTGTAATTTAATTGGAAAAAATTCTAGAAAAATAGGAGGTATTTAAAATTGAATAATTACAATCCGCCTTTTCAAATAACTGAAAAAATGACAGTATTAATAGGTGAAATAAGTGAAGAAATAGGGAGAATGTCTATTTTTCAGGAAAAAATTTCAAATCCACATTTAAGGAGAGAAAACAGAATAAAAACAATTCATTCTTCACTTGCTATTGAACATAATTCTCTCTCGCTGGAACAAGTTACAGCCATATTAGACGGAAAAAGAGTTTTAGGAAATCCTAATGAAATAAAAGAAGTAAAGAATGCTTATGAAGCGTATGAACTATTAACTAAGTTAAATCCATTTTCAGTAAAGGATTTATTGAATGCTCACAGATTGATGATGAATGGGCTGGTTAAGGAAAACGGTAAATTTCGTTCTCAAGGGGTTGGTATTTTTGCTGGAAGAAAAGTAGTACATATTGCTCCGCCAGCAGATTTAGTGCCTAAGCATATAAGCAGTTTAATTTCATGGTACAAGACTTCTTCTGTACATCCATTGATTAAAGGTGCTGTTTTTCATTATGAATTTGAATTTATCCATCCATTTTCAGATGGAAATGGTCGTATTGGAAGAATGTGGCATACTTTACTGCTTGGGAAATGGAAAAAAATATTTTTTTGGCTTCCAATAGAGGAATTGATAAAAAAAGAACAGAAAGAATATTATGATACTCTTGCAATAGCTGATAAAGAAGGTGAGAGTACAATATTTGTAGAGTTCATGCTTAAAATTATAAACGATAGTTTAAAAGAAATTAAAACTTCTGAAAGAATAACCGACCAAGATAACGACCAAGTAACCGTACAAGATAGTGACCAGGATAAAAATCCAGTTGAAAAATTACTTAGTGTCCTTGGAGATAATGTTTTATCAGCAACAGAAATTATGAAAAAATTAAATTTAGTACATAAACCTACTTTTAGAAAAAATTATTTAAATCCTGCCTTAGAGGCAAAATTGATTGAAAGGACAATTCCCGACAAACCTAACAGTAAAAATCAGAAATACAGGAAATCAGAAAAAATTATTAAAAGATAAAAGGGATTGGAAAGGCGGTAAAAATAATGAATCTTATAGATAAAAATACCAAAGTTTACTGTATAAGCACCTTTTTACTATTTTTAGCTTCCACAATGCCACATTCTATTTTGACTGTACTTTTTCTGAAAAAAGGCTTGTTAATGTCGCAGATTGTGCTAATGCAGTCTTTTTTTAACCTTTCAATGATTATTTTTGAGATTCCAAGTGGAGTAATGTCGGATTTATATTCACGAAAAAAAGTCTATATTTTATCATTGCTTACATTGATTATAACTTTTTTCCTAATTATATTTTCTAAAAGCCTGTTTTGGTTATCAGTCGCATATACAATATATGGATTGGCAAATGCACTGGAAACTGGAACAATTGATGTAGTTTTAATAAATAGTTTGAAAAATAATGAAACTGGATTGCAAAAATTTTTAAAATATCAAAAGCAGATTTCGACTTTTTCTTCTATTTTAGGTTCAGGAATAGGATTTTTACTTTATTTTAAGATAGGTGTAAATATTTATTTTATTTCCATTGTTTTAATATTTTTCAATATGTTTCTAATAGCCTTATTTTTTTCAGCTGAGAATAAAAAAGCAAATGAAAATATAAACTTTCAAATTTTTAAAAGGCATATAGCCGAGTGCATTTCTGAATTGAAAGAAAAAAAAGTGATGAAATATTATTTTATATTTTTTGGAATTATACAAATTTTTATCCAGAGCCATTTTCAATTGTGGCAAAAACTTTTTTTAGATAAAGGAATTGGAGAAAAGAATTTTTTTGTAATGTATGTGCTGTTTCAAATAATTGTAATTATTGCATACAATACAAATATTCTGCTTATAAATACGAAGAAATTGTATTTATTGTTAATTTTAATATTTTTAATGGCAATAACTGTAATAATATTAAAAAATAATCTAATATTTACAGGGATATACCTAATATTATGTACAATTTTTTTCATAATTAACTATTATTTTGAATTTCACTTTAATAAAATCCTGTCAAAGGAAAAAAAAATCATTTTTTTCAAGGATTTTTTCATTCGGAACGTTATTTATTTCCAGCTTATTATTAAGAAAAATTAGTGTTGTTAATTTATTTGTGATAAATGTTACAGTTGTTATTTTTGTGGTTATGTATTTAATTTTTAGAATTAATAAAC is a window encoding:
- a CDS encoding suppressor of fused domain protein; protein product: MELFNKLFKKENEKENDAETVSEEINIDGWDAITETFNKLYPDQKNPLHYAAMIKWRFGGNDPLDGISIYDGGDYWHFVTYGLSELHEKVSENAEYSGYGMEFTLKLKKDNYADEEAELKGICGILQTIARATFSSGEIFRPYEYLYTGQTEGMDVNKKSNITGFITIPDEKAGIIDTVNGKVEFIQFIGVTDNELKAIQNKETTVKELYEKLNSDVTNYSRKSVF
- the ahpC gene encoding alkyl hydroperoxide reductase subunit C, with translation MSLIGKKIENFTAQAYQNKEFREVNFEKDMLGKWNIFVFYPADFTFVCPTELEDLEDHREELEKLGFNVYSVSTDTHFTHKAWHDHSEAIGKVKYTMIGDPTKAISREFEVLNEESGLAYRGTFVVNPEGKIVAYEVNDEGIGRDASELVRRAKAAKFVADNPGLVCPAKWKEGEATLKPGLDLVGKI
- a CDS encoding thioredoxin family protein, translating into MALLDNNIVEQLKGYFDKINGNIELVAFLNNSEKSAELDSFLQEVDAISGKVNYVKKSFDNDKADLEKANLTRPTSFTILKDGENTGINFSGIPGGHEFNSFILAVLGLAGLGKKLEGEQLSKVESVNKPVNIETFVSLSCTHCPDVVQALNLISTNNKNITATMVDSAVFFEEAKEKDIQAVPVVFINGEQKSVGAKTIEELITLVTNA
- a CDS encoding class I SAM-dependent methyltransferase translates to MDKNKLKEEWLKEEKMAHIHGWDFSHIYGRYSEEENLPWDFRTIINKYLKDNMKLLDMETGGGEFLLSLNHPKHNTSAIEGYQPNVELCKKVLLPLGIDFKEADGDEKLPFENEYFDIITNRHGAYNVTELKRVLKKDGIFITQQVGAENDRELVEILLPKYKDLPYAEHYLNIKQQEISEQGFEILESGETFQPIKFFDTGALVWFAKIIEWEFPNFSVESHLDNLYKVQEIIESNGAVEGRIHRFYIVGKKI
- a CDS encoding YoaK family protein, which codes for MSKKIRKILFNGEEYPPETFRLGMMLCMVGGFMDAYTFITRGKVLANAQTGNIVYLAINLGKGELGKSFYYFMPILFFALGILFTELIKTRFEKHKIFRWQQIVIIYQIIIMFFISFVPSGNWNIVVNIIMSFIAAIQYQCFRKIRGLAGATTMCTGNLRSGMDNLVKYIKTEDKSHLESFWIYLGLDGFFLIGSLLCVILVNIFGITSLLVCCILLVFVFAIMFKETI
- a CDS encoding response regulator transcription factor codes for the protein MYKVLIADDNKQIASILAEYCKKNKFIVNTVFNGEDALKEIKENEFDIVLLDVMMPKKDGFDVCREVRTFSNVPIIMITARGEDYEKIMGLEIGADDYIVKPFSPGEIIARINAILRRITPKNDESAKTFTFDNLEIDLNNFTVKINDEIISLTKKEIEILWTLATNQNKVFTRENLLDLIWGFDYFGESRTVDTHIKRLRAKLDNYKHENWNIKTIWGVGYKFDILEK
- a CDS encoding Fic family protein, translated to MNNYNPPFQITEKMTVLIGEISEEIGRMSIFQEKISNPHLRRENRIKTIHSSLAIEHNSLSLEQVTAILDGKRVLGNPNEIKEVKNAYEAYELLTKLNPFSVKDLLNAHRLMMNGLVKENGKFRSQGVGIFAGRKVVHIAPPADLVPKHISSLISWYKTSSVHPLIKGAVFHYEFEFIHPFSDGNGRIGRMWHTLLLGKWKKIFFWLPIEELIKKEQKEYYDTLAIADKEGESTIFVEFMLKIINDSLKEIKTSERITDQDNDQVTVQDSDQDKNPVEKLLSVLGDNVLSATEIMKKLNLVHKPTFRKNYLNPALEAKLIERTIPDKPNSKNQKYRKSEKIIKR